TTTGCATTCAAAgataaaaccattttttttttcgaaacaGTTTGAAATTTAATGAGATTACGTAAAAGATTTATTGCatttagcaataaaaaaaatgtatagaatTTTCTGTATACTACATGATATGAAACATAATGTTCACAACAAACTCTAATACTGAatctaacaaaaaaagaaaccaTTTTTTACCAATCTCGGTTTCTCTTTCATCATGATCTTCCAATAATCgtgaaagttaaaatataaaattgaaattatgatgaatattcgtaaaacaacaaaattattgatgCCTCTGGAATGATCAGAGTAATTGTTTGATTAAATACTTCGGtcagtgataaataaaactattgttgttatttttttaataacaattatattattttagacatTACAAGCAATCGGCGGGAATATTTGTATCTGTcagtgtgaaaaaatatttaaatcaagaaTGCAACAAtgactttcttttttattggtgGCCAGCCAGTAAACATTAATCCTcgacaacttttttaaaattttgttttttttttattcaaatgaaatatatacaacTAAAAGCTCCGAACTCGGGATGCCAGCGTAGGTTGTTAATAGTGATATTACagataagtaataattttaaaaaatgttattaattttatcaaagtaGCTAAGTTTTAGGTCTTTTCATCATGTTGTAAAGGGAACGCCCTGTTCAGGATTTAATTGTGATTTCGACAAAGATTTAACAGTATTACAATGTTTTAGTGCAGTCAGCTAGTTGagttttgtcatttttgtacattaaattttgccgtgtataaataaatatacttaattgttGCTCTTGTCAAAGCTTCTATGATTGTTGACGATATATTGTGATAGTTTCTGTAATTTAACTAGTTTATGCATTCAGATGTTTATATGAAtctattttttagaaattgcCAAACCGAAAAAGTTTATTGATTTGCGATATAATACTTGAATACCTGCGATATAGCTTTAATGAAACAGAAAATGTATCTATCTACGATAGGAGTGCCTCCAAGCACCGAATTTCTGCAGCACTTTTGCTGCACGGTTGTATGGAATTGTAACGCATGCGTGTACACGTGCGTTAAAATCCCAAACGATTTTACTATGCACGTGTTGGATACTGGTTCGGTGTGCACAAGCCTTAATAAGTTTACAGTACGAGAGTTGGCTGtttctaaaaaaatgaaaagttaGATATTGATTTGTAATCagatttgaaatttgattttcGCATATTTACGGAGCATTGGCGACCCGCGCGCCGTCTGACGGCggtattatgaaaaattacaataaaaataataaaatagagaGTGAATAGTTTGTTTGTCTTCCTAACTACCACAAATAATTTTGGCTCTATGGATAACAAGTCGCTCCTTGTTAAAAGCCGCTGTTACATAATTAAGGCtccaactgaaaatcagtgtattgcTCCTAGAGTAATAACATCACTGAGTTGTGGCCTGTTTAGATTACAGCAGCACACACACCCATAATCACTTTTTGTACTTACCcacgtttagttttttgttttttttttatctttattttctttttttgttattatgtgtgtgtttgtagtttctattctattctattctaaagTATTAAAAAGCCGCTGCTTCTAAATCAACAAATGAACCCGTCCGGACCCAGGCAGGATGACATGGTCAGGCATTTCTTTCAGTGCTACGTTTTGTGCCAGACGTAGCTGTACCAGTTCAGGCGATACTCCTGGAGAATTTTTTGCAAAGAAAATTTTCTAAAGGCGCTCAAGTGTCCTCACGACCTTTTCgccatatttcatcaaaatcgatggGATTGGAAAGtaaagagtaaataaaaacaagtatttatttcattgcaaACATTGACATTAACACTAAAAAAATAGTCCAAGTAACATTTACAACATACAatctcaatataaaaatactaccCACATTGTTATTCTCATTCCTAGAGTTGAATCCCCCCCCCCCCTTTTggcttatatttataataataagcataatacaaaatcaactataatacaaattattttaaattaaagaagtGCTTAAGATCTAGATATTAAAAAGGATTTATTATGAggaatatttacaaaacactagctgtgccccggggcttcgctcccgtgggaattttgggataaaaagtatcctatttgttattccaggttatattctacccgtgtaccaaatttcataacaatctatccagtacattttgtgtgaaagagtaacaaacatacacacacaaatcctcacaaacttccgcatttataattattacctgGTAGGATTATtgaaattcattaattatcGATAGGCCAagaatttcttaatttaatgggtatttaataaatatttttttaataattaattgtgaaAATCTTAACCCTTACTTAGACCCTTCACGTTCAAACTTTGACAACTTTTTAATGAGCAGAGAAATATCTCATGGCTTATCCCAAAGTCAAAGATTATATTCAATACGTCGGGATGTCGCGGCGGGCGTGCCCTGTAACTGACACACGATAAGGGACATAAAAAGACTATTGTCCCGTTTCTCCACATATATTTCTAATgtgcatttcatttttttatgtgaacGAATTAGAAGATATATTACAactatagttttctctgtcatAACTATTAACTGTTACACagttcaaaatttgaaattacgtAGTACCCACCGCCTTTTTGACTCGGAATAAATCGAGATTTACAACACCGCTGGATTCTTTCCAGGAGTTTACATAGGTGATCCAAGGAGTGTTGCTTCCTCACCTAGTGCAGGGCGTGTCGGAGCCGAGTGCGGCATAACAGGAGGAAGGCAAGGAGTGCCGCTACAGCTGCACCAGCTATGAACGTCGTGTCGTCCCGGCGAGTGCCTCCAGCTTTTTCCACTACTGCACTctggaaataaatatcatgTTTCTCTTTCTGTGTGTCGCCTGAGTTAACATTTTTAGCTGGGACGATAGGGTctatttggaaaataaacttgattttttgTCGATTTTACTGTGGTTTCACGAGCAACTAACTTCAACTTTATGCGAGAATACTGTTGTCGCTTATTATCTATCAAGGCCGCTCCCATAGTCGCCTTTAACATCCACGGCAGGAATTGAGGAGGCTTGCTTGTTGGAACCACTTGGTAACGAGAACATATAAAGGAATGGTCATCTTTATTTCTTGCTAATTTAATCAGAGACAATAACTTTGTAGAACAACGTATGTAGTTAGCTAAACACCCTGTATCCTCTATTGAGCTATACAGGGTGTTCCAAAATACAAGTATATACCATAGAATTTAGaagtatacatacaaaataaaagttgtttcaaaatgttagttttttatgatggttgaatttatttatatttgaatgaacgttccaaccaactttaaatcttcctCATCATCTGGATCGAGCAGCATTGCACTATAttgtctatgaattatcacaataatcataaatactattatattttatctagagcgtacatattttttacaacattttgaGCTTGTCATCTATTAGTAATGTGTTTGAAAGTACTCCGAGGTAATATCGATGCCACTGAACTTCATAATGAGTTATGTCTGTTGTATGCACCTAATAGAAGCCTTTTACAACGCAAATGTCAACCACGAAAACTGTTCGCAACACCTCATACACGTACTGTATCCCATGCACAGTCTCCGCTGTGCCACATGCCAGCGGATCTCAACGCATTCCTGAACCAGGAACCTGAGTGTGATGTGTTCGTGGATGGATGGCAGACGCTTGTCAGGAATTGTTTGCAGTTTGTTTGTGAGATTGACGAATGTGAGTCAACGTGTTTAGgatgataatattgtgtttcactaagaaatttttgtaagtgcctattttttcttactaaattctttaaaaggatacatattgtgtaccgttgtatttagctaaagaaataaataaatctaccCTGTATACATACCCATCCACCATGTTTCATAGCCCAGGGTGTAGCACACTGCGCTACATGTCTCGCCGCCCAGTCGGCCGCCCTGCACCAGCCGCCGACCCTGACTGCTCTCGCACAAACTTCGCAGAGGAAAGCAAGGACAACCAAAGCCCTTTGTTCAACGTGAGCGCACCTCtaaaagagatttttttttttcggtcAGATATAATATCGAGTCAGTTACAAGTCTTACAAGCTAGAATTGggaaatgaaatttaacagtaaaaacttaaaaataaatattataacttaaaaataatatttttattaagtaaccTACCGACccattacctacctatatcaTCATTTGCCTTACCTTGTCCCATCATCTGGGGTCGGCGCAAAATGTCTGATCCCTCCACAATTCTCTATCTTTTGCCAAATTTGGATCCACCCCTAATAACCTCATATCCTCCCTGACACAATCCATCCATGTCTCCCtacttaaattgtttttaacttaaatataattatgagatCGCGATGATAGATGCTAATTTAGATTACAATTTACTTTCTTTTACctattttgaaaatcgaatctattattactatattaagTTAGTTCAGTTAAAACTGTTGACCGTGattcaaacaataaaacaactgtttaaaaacacatttattaaccatctatacttccatactaataatataaatgcgaaagtatttctgtctgtcacgctttcacggctaatgATCCGGGTCAAAGGCAGCCGCGGATGGAGCTGCGAACAACAGCTAGTTAGCTATAACCTCACCTGACACAGCTCCTGCATGATGTCCTCAAACTCCACTTCATCCAAGCTCAACAGGGATATGTGCTCAGCCTTTGCGGCCAGTCTGCTGCGTGCAATAGACTCCCTGAACTTCCTCGATGCCCGCTCCAGCGCCCGCCAATCCCGCCAGTACATCCACCAACCTCTGGAAGAATACAATAATCTTTCACACTCTAAACCTCTCACTCGTGTCATTTTCGGTGACGCTACGCTCCGAATCTATCCGATCCGCCACTTTGACTGTTTGACATGTTTTCACAGCCTCTTTTTGTATTCTAATGCTGGGTAAGGCCTTCCCTTTTGTCTCCCATAGGTTTCTTTCTTGGAGCGTTTGTTGCCAAATACGCTAAAACTTTTATAGGTCGTCTCGCCATCTATTCTTAggtgttaaaaaataactttaaattgtgatgattgtgtgtttttttttgtgttttcacACTGGTCTGCCGTCACCCCTGTATTGGGATGATGTTGTTGTTTACCAGCTGTCAAGACTTGTTACCTCTTTTTCAAGATCCACAATACAGAGAGAGCCTATTttcgggaaccacacgcctttAAAGTAACGTCAAGTTTTTTGGAGTAGACATCCTAaaggctgaggaaggaaccgagaaaacgctcaaatgaaagagagagagagagattggAATACTAAGCTTTTCATTTTCAAGATTAAAAATGTAAGGTTACCTAGGGTCAGGTTTAGCAGCCGCCAAATAGCAAGGGGGAGGCCTAAGCTCCTCCAGCCTGAGATGCTGGAGTAGCAGGGCTCTGAACAGCCTCACCCCCctctcttcttcttcatcctGTATGTGCACCCCCCTCCAATGTCCGCGACACTCGTCACGACGCTCCTCGTCTAAGGAGATTTGACGCCGGAGAGGAGCTCTTGGACCTTCGTAGTCTTCTAGAGGTTGAACACTGCATGCTGTAATTGTAGACATCGATTTTAGTCGCAAACAATACAAAAGAACAAACAAGAATTTCCATAAAGGTCATATaggttttattacatattgcAAACAGCGACTTTTTGGGACGGTTCCAAATGTATTTGCTAAAATATCACGCACACGTCAATGTTAATGAAAGAACTAATCTAACAAACCTAAATTACATCGCGTTCATTTAAGAGGTAggcaatatttaaattgattttaaatatgttttatatcttGCAGAAAGTAATTGAAAcgaattaagtatataaaaggTTTATGAAAGATCTACTTCAGTTAggcattattaattacaaggAACATATTGGTTAGTATAAAcctaaaaaacaattactttatagatcaaaaaattaaacgaacaGATGATGAGACATTGATGATAAACGAAACTCGTAAACATGAACTCACAAAACGATCATTACAATAACAACACCACTCAAAGTAATAAACTTTTCAGTAATTGAGGCTACGAGTTATGACACCGAAATAATTGAACATCACAGTCATAAACTAAGGTAAAATGTGAAAACAACAGCGCATAGCAACACAGAAAAGGTTTATATAACAAGATGGTAACAGATAACACAAGAATTACCTTGAATAGCAGCTAAAGGTGGCACCAGATCCATTGCACTTGAGAATAGGAGCAATCGTGCAAATTTATAGGGTTCTACTAAGACGACGTTGCGTGGAGTGACAGCGTATAGTAAACGTTAAACATAGACGACCTTGGAGGCAGGTCATGTCCCTGACACAGTTCTTCGCGCATGCGCTAAGATTGAAGAGAATGGTGGCAACTTCAAAGTGGCTACGAATATCAAGATCTTCATTATGTAGATGGATGATAAACAATGTTTCAGTGGGAATAAGAAATCTTTTGTGAATCGTTCAAGAAGCTCGGCTTTTTATTCGTCGTTcttgtatataaaaagttatgatCTTGTCTGtagaatgataaaaataatgtatatcattatcatcaagTCGCAATgggaaatgattttttttttgtttgacttgcttcatatttatatttgcaagTTTTGCTTCCTTATCTTGACACCCTCATCCTTACagattacaaaacaaagtcatctacggcgtctgtctgtcaaatcgcgataaactcaaaaacgactgcatggattttcaggcggttttcaattataaatattatgatttttaaggaatttattatgacatttattacgttttttacccgagcgcaGCTGGACCTGAGATTaaatcctataacacaagtctcgaacttactttgggataCTCAATCTGCTTTACCTATTGCACCGATTTGTAAATGTTATTccattatatttgttttatttgaaaagccacataatatgattaaaattccTACTACTCGCAAATATATTCATGCAAATTAACTATTGATTTGCTAAATTCAAAACCATTCTACTActgttatcaaaattatttctgaAACAAAGTACAGGAAGATTTGCGCTCGCGATTCTAAATCAATATAAGTACATCAGCTACTACGAATAGTTCTACCAAGCCCTGTCGATTTGATTAAGGTCCGCCTCTTAATATTCTCAATTGTTATCGACGGCGGGCGTTGTGCAACTATCGTGCCGGAAGAGCCATTTGCTCCGGATTAGGCCCTGATAACTCAGTCTGGGTTCACGCTTCGAGATTACTCCACAAAACATACCCAATTTATGACCTTTGAAGATAAAATTTGCATTGGTGATGGTGATTACTTGAATGATGATGTGAAGTGATTTGCGGATGTAGAAATCAGTGAAGATAAACTGCGACCTTTGATTCCTATAAGTTTCAAAAGCGATAGTGATAGactcatataatataatgttgttGATTCATGATGGAATGGTATTTTAAATAGACGTATAATCTATAgtgccattttttaaatatgcattGGTTAGAGTGTGAATTTAGAAAAGTGTGTAATTAGTAAACGtccaaaatgaaaatgaaaagaaaacattcGTTAGACGAAGG
This genomic interval from Plodia interpunctella isolate USDA-ARS_2022_Savannah chromosome 18, ilPloInte3.2, whole genome shotgun sequence contains the following:
- the LOC128677717 gene encoding uncharacterized protein LOC128677717; the protein is MDLVPPLAAIQACSVQPLEDYEGPRAPLRRQISLDEERRDECRGHWRGVHIQDEEEERGVRLFRALLLQHLRLEELRPPPCYLAAAKPDPRGWWMYWRDWRALERASRKFRESIARSRLAAKAEHISLLSLDEVEFEDIMQELCQRCAHVEQRALVVLAFLCEVCARAVRVGGWCRAADWAARHVAQCATPWAMKHGGWSAVVEKAGGTRRDDTTFIAGAAVAALLAFLLLCRTRLRHALH